A single window of Leeuwenhoekiella sp. MAR_2009_132 DNA harbors:
- a CDS encoding nuclear transport factor 2 family protein — MKNIYKIVGFFMLLFTQVGFTQDSDVTKQVKELSMNKWQWMADKDVDKLKDLFDEDARFVHMSGSWDKSRELEIIESGSIWYKQANVHDTVVKEFGETVIVWNRITLVAHVRGDDVSTEFTVTEVYQMQNDAWKLLDLTFSSVRDTHKIVH; from the coding sequence ATGAAAAACATATATAAAATAGTAGGATTTTTTATGCTCCTCTTTACTCAGGTTGGCTTTACTCAGGATAGTGATGTAACAAAACAGGTTAAAGAACTTTCAATGAATAAATGGCAGTGGATGGCAGATAAGGATGTAGATAAGCTCAAGGACTTATTTGATGAAGATGCTCGCTTTGTACATATGAGTGGCTCCTGGGATAAGAGCCGGGAATTAGAGATAATAGAAAGTGGCAGTATTTGGTACAAGCAAGCTAATGTGCATGATACTGTTGTAAAAGAATTTGGAGAAACTGTAATCGTATGGAATCGAATTACACTAGTGGCGCATGTGCGAGGCGATGATGTTTCAACCGAGTTTACAGTAACTGAAGTTTATCAAATGCAGAATGATGCCTGGAAGCTGCTTGACTTAACGTTTAGTAGCGTTCGTGATACTCATAAAATCGTTCATTAA
- a CDS encoding DUF4172 domain-containing protein, producing MYNWQYEDWPNFKYTITEIEEKLFKFSQRAGRVNGILEGLSDTMQMEAILSLMVAEAVKTSEIEGEYLSQEDVMSPYGTIWATVTQNPLKIQWRGV from the coding sequence ATGTATAATTGGCAATACGAAGACTGGCCAAATTTTAAGTATACAATAACTGAAATTGAAGAGAAGCTCTTTAAATTCAGCCAAAGGGCTGGTCGCGTTAATGGTATATTGGAAGGACTTTCAGATACGATGCAAATGGAAGCTATCTTATCGCTAATGGTTGCTGAGGCAGTGAAAACTTCAGAAATTGAGGGAGAGTATCTGAGCCAGGAAGATGTGATGTCTCCATACGGAACAATTTGGGCTACGGTAACTCAAAATCCGTTAAAGATCCAATGGCGCGGAGTGTAG
- a CDS encoding (2Fe-2S)-binding protein: MISLHVNEKDLQVDVDPETPLLWVLRDHLDLPGTKYGCGVAQCGACVVHLEGEAVRSCVTKVKRAENKKIVTIEGLAENHDHPVQLAWTEIDVPQCGYCHSGQIMSAAVLLKENPNPTDEDIDLAMAGNICRCGTYSRIRKAIHVAAEINKSST; encoded by the coding sequence ATGATTTCACTACACGTTAACGAAAAAGATCTGCAGGTAGATGTTGATCCCGAAACACCTCTTCTATGGGTATTGCGAGATCATTTAGATCTGCCGGGTACAAAGTATGGATGTGGTGTGGCACAGTGTGGGGCATGTGTTGTACATCTGGAGGGCGAAGCCGTGCGCTCTTGTGTTACAAAAGTTAAGCGCGCTGAAAATAAGAAAATAGTGACCATCGAGGGTTTAGCAGAAAATCACGATCATCCGGTACAACTGGCTTGGACCGAAATCGATGTGCCGCAATGTGGGTATTGTCATAGCGGTCAGATTATGTCTGCAGCTGTATTGTTAAAAGAAAATCCCAATCCAACCGATGAGGATATAGATCTGGCGATGGCAGGTAATATTTGCCGTTGTGGAACCTATTCCAGAATTCGTAAGGCGATTCATGTTGCCGCAGAAATTAATAAAAGCAGTACTTAA
- a CDS encoding nuclear transport factor 2 family protein produces MKHQKFVKNVVLVLMVLMTIQLHAQDTESKIKELSANKWQWMADKNVNELKDFFHPQAQFVHMGGSWGTDRELAIIGSGGIWYKKADVHTISVDVIGETAILLNEITLLAEVGGNEVTNRFMVTEVYVNEDDGWKLANLSFVKLLTGPPGK; encoded by the coding sequence ATGAAACACCAAAAATTTGTAAAGAATGTGGTTTTGGTCTTAATGGTTTTAATGACCATTCAATTACATGCGCAGGATACCGAATCTAAAATTAAAGAGCTATCCGCAAACAAATGGCAATGGATGGCAGATAAAAATGTAAATGAACTTAAAGATTTTTTTCATCCTCAAGCTCAGTTTGTACATATGGGCGGCAGTTGGGGTACAGATCGCGAATTAGCAATTATAGGTAGTGGAGGAATCTGGTATAAAAAAGCAGACGTCCATACTATATCTGTTGATGTAATCGGTGAGACGGCAATTCTTTTGAATGAAATCACTCTTTTAGCTGAAGTAGGAGGCAATGAAGTGACAAATCGTTTTATGGTGACCGAGGTTTATGTGAATGAAGACGATGGCTGGAAACTGGCAAATTTATCATTTGTAAAACTACTAACGGGGCCTCCAGGCAAATAG
- a CDS encoding xanthine dehydrogenase family protein molybdopterin-binding subunit, translating into MSTIKTSVNRRSFLKTSALASGGMLLSFNWLLHSNTNAITEEQIPEGWFEMNAYLKIATDGTVTIMAPNPEFGQNVLTSLPMIVAEELDVDWDQVVVKQAPFRTDLYTRQFAGGSQSIRQGYNALRTAGATARQMLINASAKVWNVSASEITTTKGFLKHTSGKKSTYGEMAEAASQEKVPESVELKNTEDFTIISSSKKNVALPDIVSGKPLFGMDYKVPGMKYATIAHPPAFGLKLKSYDGTEALKMPGITAIFDIDIYNEGYELNIFDTATFPNLVVVVGDSTWQVMQAKKALKLEWEPFEEHTLKLNVFGNKSTQVVPAGLESSEDHWEQMDAKSKEPGTVVRKDGDPETAFKNAAKIIESTYTAPFLAHNAMEPVNFFAHVTDDKAILAGPLQAPELTEPTVAARLGMSKDQIEIIMTRMGGGFGRRAYSHEVVEAAVISQKIKKPVKLVYTREDDMTYGIYRPAYHATFRAALDENNKMVAYHIKTGGIPESPLHANRFPAGAVDNYLAESWQINSNITIGAFRAPRSNFMGGSEQAFLDEVAVAAGKDPIAFRLELFEKAKISPVGVNNDYEADRFIALLELLRNKSNWESSKPDIHRGVAAYYCHNSYVGHVVDLKNDNGKLVFDKVYSAVDCGIVINKDAARNMVEGAVTDGLGNAMFGKMTFKDGVPQKSNFYNYRLIRMPESPKDIEVHFVENGKNPTGLGEPPFPPIFAAYTNALSRAKNKRFYNHPILEEV; encoded by the coding sequence ATGAGTACAATAAAAACTTCCGTAAATCGTCGTTCTTTTCTTAAAACCTCAGCTTTAGCCAGTGGCGGAATGCTATTAAGTTTCAATTGGCTCTTGCATTCTAACACCAATGCGATTACTGAAGAACAAATTCCTGAAGGATGGTTTGAAATGAATGCCTATTTAAAAATAGCTACAGATGGGACAGTAACAATAATGGCTCCCAATCCAGAATTTGGTCAAAATGTATTAACATCCTTACCTATGATTGTTGCTGAGGAATTAGACGTCGACTGGGATCAAGTTGTTGTAAAGCAAGCACCTTTTCGTACCGATTTATATACGAGACAATTTGCTGGCGGCAGTCAATCTATACGGCAAGGTTATAATGCCCTACGTACAGCCGGAGCAACAGCACGCCAGATGCTAATTAATGCCTCTGCCAAAGTCTGGAATGTTTCAGCTTCAGAAATTACAACCACAAAAGGCTTTTTAAAACATACATCTGGTAAAAAAAGTACTTATGGCGAAATGGCTGAAGCAGCATCGCAAGAAAAAGTCCCGGAGTCTGTAGAATTAAAAAATACCGAGGATTTTACGATCATAAGCAGCTCTAAAAAGAATGTTGCTTTACCAGACATTGTAAGCGGAAAACCCTTATTTGGAATGGATTATAAGGTTCCGGGAATGAAATATGCTACCATAGCACATCCTCCTGCATTTGGACTTAAATTGAAATCTTACGACGGTACGGAAGCTTTAAAAATGCCCGGCATAACTGCTATTTTTGATATTGATATTTACAATGAAGGCTATGAGTTAAACATCTTTGATACCGCTACCTTTCCCAATCTAGTGGTAGTGGTAGGTGATTCTACCTGGCAGGTTATGCAAGCAAAAAAAGCATTAAAACTGGAGTGGGAACCCTTTGAAGAACATACGCTTAAACTCAATGTCTTTGGCAATAAATCGACACAGGTAGTTCCAGCAGGATTGGAGAGTTCTGAGGATCACTGGGAACAGATGGATGCTAAATCTAAAGAACCGGGTACTGTAGTACGCAAAGATGGCGATCCCGAAACAGCTTTTAAAAATGCCGCTAAGATTATTGAAAGTACGTATACCGCTCCTTTTTTGGCACATAATGCCATGGAACCTGTAAACTTTTTTGCTCACGTAACTGATGATAAAGCAATATTAGCCGGTCCTTTACAGGCGCCCGAACTTACAGAGCCTACGGTTGCCGCACGGCTAGGAATGAGTAAAGATCAAATTGAAATTATTATGACCCGTATGGGTGGTGGTTTTGGCAGACGGGCATATTCTCACGAAGTCGTTGAAGCTGCTGTAATTTCTCAAAAAATAAAAAAACCGGTAAAACTGGTGTATACCCGTGAGGACGATATGACTTACGGCATTTACCGTCCTGCCTACCACGCTACTTTTAGAGCAGCTTTGGATGAAAATAATAAAATGGTTGCCTACCACATAAAAACAGGCGGTATACCTGAAAGTCCGCTGCATGCAAACCGTTTCCCGGCAGGAGCGGTTGACAATTATCTAGCTGAAAGCTGGCAAATTAATTCAAATATTACCATCGGAGCTTTTAGAGCTCCGAGATCTAATTTTATGGGAGGTTCTGAACAGGCATTTTTAGATGAAGTTGCTGTTGCTGCTGGTAAAGATCCTATTGCATTTAGATTAGAATTGTTTGAAAAAGCAAAAATAAGTCCGGTAGGTGTAAACAATGATTATGAAGCAGATCGTTTTATTGCGCTACTTGAATTGTTACGTAACAAATCAAATTGGGAGTCTTCAAAACCCGACATTCATCGAGGGGTTGCAGCCTATTATTGTCATAACAGTTATGTAGGTCATGTTGTTGACTTGAAGAATGACAATGGGAAATTAGTCTTTGATAAAGTATACAGTGCCGTAGACTGTGGCATTGTTATCAATAAGGATGCTGCACGAAATATGGTGGAAGGCGCAGTAACCGATGGTTTGGGAAATGCGATGTTTGGCAAAATGACTTTTAAGGATGGTGTTCCTCAAAAAAGTAATTTTTACAATTACCGATTGATTCGTATGCCCGAATCTCCTAAAGATATTGAAGTGCATTTTGTTGAAAATGGTAAAAACCCAACAGGATTAGGTGAACCTCCTTTCCCTCCTATTTTTGCGGCGTATACTAATGCATTGTCTCGTGCAAAAAATAAACGCTTTTACAACCATCCTATTCTGGAAGAAGTATAA
- a CDS encoding carboxymuconolactone decarboxylase family protein, translating into MKKFNVKQSTLLIVISMLTFYSLSFGSASAQSKDELSPVEQGIASIAIATAKGDTQLLNASLHAGLDAGMTVNQVKEELVHLYAYCGFPRSLMAINTLTEVLQDRINKGIQDQEGPAATDLNAGNKYEIGKEVLADLTGINNRPMAGYAKTVPVIEVFLKEHLFADIFKRGVLNYKEREIATVGALLTMGDLDPMARGHIGIAMHQGVTEAQMNKIIEMVETQAGPEKAYIGKLLLAALTDSKEPTPSSALSEIENLIFLRGEKLDNPVFTGKAYLNSLITADEVNTTAAGVVTFEPGARTFWHQHPTGQIIISISGTGFYQEKGSPKRILKKGDTVKCPPNTPHWHGASDTEAFVQIAITDRSEGSTQWFDVVTKETYLSQK; encoded by the coding sequence ATGAAAAAGTTTAATGTAAAACAGTCAACCCTTTTAATCGTAATAAGTATGCTAACCTTTTACAGCTTATCATTTGGTTCTGCATCTGCACAATCTAAAGATGAACTGAGCCCTGTAGAACAAGGGATTGCTTCAATAGCAATCGCTACAGCAAAGGGCGATACGCAATTGCTTAATGCCTCATTACACGCGGGTCTCGACGCTGGAATGACGGTAAATCAGGTAAAGGAGGAATTAGTACACCTCTACGCTTATTGTGGTTTTCCCAGAAGCCTAATGGCTATAAATACATTGACTGAAGTTCTTCAAGATCGAATAAATAAAGGTATTCAGGATCAGGAGGGGCCGGCAGCAACTGATTTGAATGCGGGAAATAAATATGAAATAGGGAAAGAAGTTCTTGCTGATTTAACTGGAATTAATAACAGACCTATGGCGGGCTACGCTAAAACAGTTCCTGTGATTGAGGTTTTTCTTAAAGAACATCTTTTTGCAGATATCTTTAAACGAGGAGTACTTAATTACAAGGAGCGTGAAATTGCAACAGTAGGTGCATTGTTAACAATGGGCGACCTCGACCCTATGGCACGCGGACATATAGGTATTGCGATGCACCAGGGAGTTACTGAAGCTCAAATGAACAAAATTATTGAGATGGTAGAAACTCAAGCAGGACCGGAAAAGGCTTATATAGGTAAATTGCTTCTAGCAGCACTTACCGATAGCAAGGAGCCGACGCCTTCTTCCGCATTAAGCGAAATCGAAAATTTAATATTCCTCAGAGGAGAAAAATTAGACAATCCTGTATTTACAGGTAAGGCTTATCTCAATTCGCTAATAACAGCAGATGAGGTGAATACAACTGCTGCGGGCGTAGTGACTTTTGAACCTGGTGCACGTACTTTTTGGCACCAGCATCCTACGGGTCAGATCATTATTTCAATTTCTGGTACCGGTTTTTATCAGGAAAAAGGAAGTCCTAAACGCATCTTAAAAAAAGGGGATACCGTGAAATGCCCTCCAAATACGCCGCATTGGCACGGCGCAAGTGATACCGAAGCTTTTGTTCAGATTGCAATTACAGATAGGTCTGAAGGGTCTACTCAGTGGTTTGATGTAGTTACAAAAGAAACCTATTTATCACAAAAATAA
- a CDS encoding flavodoxin family protein encodes MKYLVLLMLVFTLSCQGQAEKTMQHSTENKAQPILIVYVSRTNNTRAVAQMIQKKTGGEMTAIELQDPYPENYQEIVAQVAEENETGFLPPLQTKINNLDHYDTVFIGFPTWGMQLPPPIKSFLTTNNLSGKTVIPFNTNAGYGLGSTIKTINKLCSDSKVLEAFSVEGGIERDGILFVMEGEKAEQVEEKLDDWLAKIDF; translated from the coding sequence ATGAAGTATTTAGTGTTACTTATGCTCGTATTTACCCTTTCCTGTCAAGGTCAGGCAGAAAAAACTATGCAGCATTCAACTGAAAATAAGGCGCAGCCTATTTTGATAGTTTATGTGTCGCGTACAAATAATACCCGGGCGGTAGCTCAAATGATACAGAAAAAAACCGGTGGTGAAATGACTGCTATAGAACTACAAGACCCTTACCCTGAGAACTATCAGGAAATTGTAGCTCAGGTAGCAGAAGAAAACGAAACCGGTTTTTTACCTCCTTTACAAACTAAAATTAATAATCTGGATCATTATGATACGGTTTTTATAGGGTTTCCCACCTGGGGAATGCAACTCCCACCACCTATAAAAAGTTTTTTGACTACAAATAACCTTAGCGGTAAAACCGTAATACCTTTTAACACCAATGCAGGTTATGGTTTGGGAAGCACGATTAAAACAATCAATAAATTGTGTTCTGATTCTAAAGTACTTGAAGCATTTTCAGTTGAAGGCGGTATAGAACGGGACGGGATCCTCTTTGTTATGGAAGGAGAAAAAGCAGAACAAGTAGAAGAAAAGTTAGATGATTGGCTGGCTAAAATCGACTTCTAA
- a CDS encoding VCBS repeat-containing protein, translating into MHRFSSYFKSILLILGVASCTSPKTDEAITESSLFKLHTSKETGVDFTNTIVENADFNMVDYFYVYNGGGVAIGDINNDGLTDIYFTGNFVDDKLYLNLGDFKFKDITISAGINKPGWSTGVTMIDINHDGLLDIYVSRSGNYIPEKRANLLYINQGNTTFKEQAATYGLADTSYSTQAAFLDYDHDGDLDMYLLNHSNEIRDPNNVKALTKDGSGLANDRFYKNMEVETGNISFTDVTLEAGILYDGMGLGIGTADVNNDGWDDIFITNDFIANDYLYLNNQDGTFTEQAHAFLGHNSHFSMGNDLADFNNDGLVDIVTADMLPPDNFQEKKMSGPLNNDLFQYTLQEGYLPQYMRNNLQINTGGTSTNEQSFSEVGQLVGIDATSWSWAPLFADFDNDGLKDLYITNGYLRDITDLDFINYTSTLSGNPTLKTLDSILKNKAKTMPALKLANYMFKNTDSLRFENVSNPWGLSEPSLSNGAAYADLDNDGDLDLVINNINAEAFIYENKINNGNYLRVSLTGDSLNTFAFGSEISLFQDGKIQKVKQSVTRGYQSSVDPILHFGLTSQKIDSLIISWPTGKMGILKNVKANQLLKLSENDLAEYIPNAKSKPEQFMVEVSQKSSVNYLHTDPFYNDFNRQFLLPHKHSFQGPGIAVGDINNDGYEDFFIGGAYNQSGQIFKGSKNGTFTQTALVANEKEKFEEDTGVLLFDADNDGDLDLYIASGSNEFYPDSEFYQDRLYINDGRGNFKLNPYALPQITASGSCVRAADFDKDGDLDLFVGGRLSALKYPLPGQSYLLVNENGVFKDKTKSLAPSISKLGMVTDALWSDYDNDGDTDLVVVGEFMAIQFIKNENGIFENKTATTGLNKTSGWWNSINAGDFDNDGDIDYVVGNLGLNTKYQVSSEEPMTVYALDYDNNGSLDPILATYKNGVQVLVHSRDDLIKQIPAMKKKFPNYASYANASLNEVLTTQEKSRAYSARAFTFASSVLMNNGDGTFAIHSLPTAAQLGPIYSILVDDVNNDSFLDLIVSGNDFGTSVDAGRYDALKGLILSGDGTGGFQPMGIYEDGLNLEGQVRGSAVLAGNQSSRYIFGRNSDSLTIYEPSNAKAFKTLQIDAAAAKGIITYKNGKKRALEFYYGSSYLSQSTRSIKIDETIAKIEVENFKGEKSIVFENKL; encoded by the coding sequence ATGCATCGTTTTTCTTCATACTTTAAATCAATACTGCTCATATTAGGTGTTGCTTCGTGTACTTCACCTAAAACCGATGAAGCCATAACCGAAAGCAGCTTATTTAAGTTACACACTTCAAAAGAAACAGGAGTTGACTTTACAAATACCATTGTAGAAAATGCCGATTTTAATATGGTCGATTATTTTTATGTCTATAATGGTGGTGGCGTTGCGATAGGTGACATTAATAATGATGGTCTGACCGATATTTATTTTACAGGCAATTTTGTCGATGATAAATTATATCTCAATCTAGGTGACTTCAAGTTTAAAGACATTACCATTTCCGCGGGGATTAATAAACCCGGATGGTCTACCGGTGTAACCATGATAGATATTAACCACGATGGTTTACTTGATATATATGTAAGTAGATCTGGAAATTATATCCCAGAAAAACGTGCAAACCTACTCTATATAAATCAGGGAAATACCACATTTAAAGAACAAGCAGCGACTTATGGTTTAGCCGATACCAGCTACTCTACTCAGGCTGCATTTTTAGATTATGATCACGACGGGGATCTAGATATGTACTTACTTAATCACAGTAACGAGATACGCGATCCTAATAATGTAAAGGCATTAACAAAAGACGGCAGCGGTCTCGCAAATGACCGGTTCTATAAAAATATGGAAGTTGAGACCGGCAACATCAGCTTTACAGATGTTACCCTCGAGGCAGGAATTCTCTACGATGGTATGGGCCTGGGCATAGGTACTGCAGACGTGAATAATGACGGCTGGGATGATATTTTTATAACAAACGATTTTATAGCAAATGACTATCTCTACCTAAATAATCAAGACGGAACCTTCACAGAGCAAGCACATGCATTTCTGGGACATAACAGCCATTTTAGTATGGGTAATGACCTTGCAGATTTTAATAATGATGGCCTGGTTGATATCGTAACTGCAGATATGCTCCCTCCAGATAATTTTCAGGAGAAAAAAATGTCTGGCCCCTTAAATAATGATTTATTTCAATACACGCTTCAAGAAGGCTACTTACCTCAATATATGCGTAACAATTTGCAAATAAACACCGGCGGTACTTCTACAAACGAACAAAGTTTTTCTGAAGTAGGTCAACTTGTAGGTATAGATGCTACAAGCTGGAGCTGGGCGCCGCTTTTTGCAGATTTTGACAACGACGGTCTCAAAGACTTATACATTACTAATGGTTATTTACGCGATATAACCGACCTTGATTTTATAAACTACACCAGCACCCTTTCTGGTAATCCTACACTAAAAACTTTAGATTCCATTTTAAAAAATAAAGCTAAAACGATGCCTGCGCTGAAGTTGGCAAATTATATGTTTAAAAATACAGATTCGCTTCGTTTTGAAAACGTTTCTAACCCGTGGGGATTAAGCGAACCTTCGCTATCTAATGGTGCGGCTTATGCAGATCTTGATAATGATGGTGATCTTGATCTGGTTATAAATAATATTAATGCGGAAGCTTTTATCTATGAGAATAAAATAAATAACGGTAATTACTTACGTGTTTCCTTAACCGGCGATTCATTAAATACTTTTGCCTTCGGAAGCGAAATATCTCTTTTTCAAGATGGGAAAATTCAAAAAGTAAAGCAAAGTGTTACCCGTGGGTATCAATCTTCTGTTGATCCCATTTTACATTTTGGGCTAACCTCACAAAAAATAGATAGCCTTATCATTTCCTGGCCTACCGGGAAGATGGGAATTTTAAAAAACGTTAAAGCAAATCAATTACTGAAGCTTTCAGAAAATGATTTAGCTGAATATATTCCAAATGCTAAATCAAAACCGGAACAATTTATGGTTGAGGTAAGCCAAAAAAGTTCTGTTAATTATCTGCACACAGATCCTTTTTATAACGATTTTAATCGCCAATTTTTACTACCGCATAAACACTCGTTTCAAGGTCCTGGCATAGCTGTAGGAGATATTAATAATGATGGCTATGAAGACTTTTTTATAGGTGGTGCCTACAATCAAAGTGGTCAGATTTTTAAAGGTTCTAAAAACGGCACATTTACTCAAACAGCGCTTGTAGCAAATGAGAAAGAAAAATTTGAAGAAGACACCGGTGTTTTACTTTTTGATGCCGATAATGATGGTGATCTCGATTTATATATAGCATCAGGGAGTAATGAATTTTATCCTGATTCTGAGTTTTATCAAGATCGCTTATATATAAACGATGGGCGCGGTAATTTTAAATTGAATCCCTACGCATTACCTCAAATTACTGCTAGCGGTTCTTGTGTACGCGCAGCTGACTTTGATAAAGATGGTGATCTCGATTTGTTTGTAGGCGGAAGATTGTCTGCACTTAAATATCCTTTACCGGGACAAAGTTATTTACTGGTAAACGAAAATGGTGTTTTTAAAGACAAAACAAAAAGTCTAGCTCCTTCCATATCTAAATTAGGAATGGTAACCGATGCTTTATGGAGCGATTATGACAATGATGGAGATACAGACCTGGTGGTTGTAGGTGAGTTTATGGCAATTCAATTTATAAAAAATGAAAACGGAATTTTTGAGAATAAAACGGCAACCACAGGACTTAACAAAACTTCAGGTTGGTGGAACTCTATAAATGCCGGTGATTTTGATAATGACGGCGATATAGATTATGTGGTAGGAAATCTAGGATTAAATACAAAATACCAGGTTTCTTCAGAAGAGCCAATGACCGTTTATGCTTTAGATTATGATAACAACGGAAGCTTAGATCCTATTCTAGCCACTTATAAAAATGGTGTTCAGGTACTTGTGCACTCTAGAGATGATTTGATCAAGCAGATACCTGCTATGAAGAAAAAATTCCCCAATTATGCCAGTTATGCTAATGCAAGCTTAAACGAGGTGCTTACTACGCAAGAAAAAAGCCGCGCGTACAGTGCCCGGGCATTTACATTTGCCTCTTCCGTATTAATGAATAATGGAGACGGCACCTTTGCAATACACTCCTTACCTACTGCAGCACAATTAGGCCCCATCTACAGCATACTGGTTGATGATGTAAATAACGATAGCTTCTTAGATCTAATCGTGAGTGGTAACGATTTTGGGACAAGTGTTGATGCCGGGAGATACGATGCCTTAAAAGGGCTAATATTAAGCGGAGACGGCACAGGAGGCTTTCAGCCAATGGGCATTTATGAAGATGGTTTAAATTTAGAGGGACAGGTACGTGGTTCTGCGGTTCTTGCAGGAAATCAAAGTTCACGCTATATATTTGGTCGTAATTCTGATTCGCTCACAATCTATGAACCTTCAAATGCAAAAGCCTTTAAAACGCTGCAAATAGACGCGGCTGCAGCAAAAGGTATAATTACATATAAAAATGGAAAGAAGCGAGCTCTCGAGTTTTATTACGGCTCCTCCTATTTATCTCAATCTACCAGATCAATTAAAATTGATGAAACGATAGCTAAGATTGAAGTTGAGAATTTTAAAGGAGAGAAGAGCATTGTGTTTGAAAACAAACTCTGA
- a CDS encoding aldo/keto reductase: protein MNTDVIDLFYQHRVDPNVPIEEVAGTVKDLITEGKVKHFGLFEAGANTIRKEHAVQPVAALQSQYSLWWREPEQEIIPILNELGICLVPFSPPGKGFLTGKIDDKMKFSDNDFRNSVPWFNEENRKANQALVELLGKIATEKEATSAQIALVWLLEQKPRIVPILGTTKLHQLKENIGSEAFKLETSIYKKLKML, encoded by the coding sequence TTGAATACAGATGTGATTGATCTATTTTATCAGCACCGTGTAGATCCTAATGTGCCTATCGAAGAGGTGGCTGGTACCGTTAAAGATCTTATTACAGAAGGAAAAGTGAAACATTTTGGTTTGTTTGAAGCAGGAGCGAATACCATCAGGAAAGAACATGCCGTTCAACCGGTTGCTGCTTTACAAAGTCAATACTCTCTTTGGTGGCGAGAACCTGAGCAAGAAATTATTCCTATCTTAAATGAATTGGGTATTTGTTTAGTTCCTTTTAGTCCTCCAGGAAAGGGTTTTCTAACCGGAAAAATTGATGATAAAATGAAGTTTAGTGATAACGACTTTAGAAATAGTGTTCCGTGGTTTAATGAAGAAAATAGAAAAGCCAATCAGGCTTTAGTAGAATTATTAGGAAAAATCGCAACAGAAAAAGAAGCTACTTCTGCACAAATAGCTCTTGTCTGGCTGCTTGAGCAAAAACCTAGGATCGTACCCATTCTGGGTACGACAAAATTGCACCAATTGAAAGAAAATATAGGGAGTGAAGCCTTTAAATTAGAAACAAGCATTTATAAAAAATTGAAAATGCTCTGA
- a CDS encoding helix-turn-helix domain-containing protein, with translation MKDILKVETISQYNTLKEIANRHPLITCFDSADAKPLQSGKFNFGFYAIFLKGVNCGELQYGRNTYDYEAGTLVFMGPGQAVEIKTQKDYNPKGNALLFHADFIKGTPLASKIHTYTFFSYELNEALHLSEKEQHIVKDLFSKIDYELEQSIDKHSKQIVCNTIELLLNYCERFYERQFITREVLSQGVVSNFERMLHAYFNSEKPQKIGLPSVSYFAEELNLSANYLGDLIKKETGKSAIDHIHLKLIDLAKDRIFDGDKSISQVAYELGFKYPQHFNRLFKKNTGYTPSAYRNLN, from the coding sequence ATGAAGGACATTCTAAAAGTAGAAACGATATCACAATACAATACATTAAAGGAAATCGCTAACAGACATCCGTTAATCACGTGTTTTGATAGTGCCGATGCAAAACCCTTACAAAGCGGAAAATTTAACTTTGGTTTTTATGCCATTTTTCTAAAAGGTGTAAACTGTGGAGAATTACAATACGGTCGCAACACCTATGATTATGAAGCGGGCACTTTAGTCTTTATGGGGCCGGGACAAGCGGTTGAGATCAAAACTCAAAAGGATTACAATCCTAAAGGCAATGCCTTACTCTTTCACGCTGATTTTATCAAAGGAACTCCCCTTGCCTCGAAAATTCATACCTACACATTTTTTTCTTATGAACTTAACGAAGCGCTTCACCTTTCTGAAAAAGAGCAACATATCGTAAAGGATCTCTTTTCTAAAATAGATTATGAACTAGAACAGTCTATAGATAAACACAGTAAACAGATCGTATGTAATACCATAGAGTTACTTCTAAATTATTGTGAGCGCTTTTATGAGCGCCAGTTTATCACCCGAGAAGTTTTAAGCCAAGGTGTTGTTTCAAACTTTGAACGCATGCTTCATGCTTACTTCAATTCTGAAAAGCCACAAAAAATCGGACTTCCTTCTGTATCTTATTTTGCTGAAGAATTGAATTTATCTGCAAATTATCTGGGTGATCTCATCAAAAAAGAAACCGGAAAATCTGCTATAGATCACATTCACTTAAAATTAATTGACCTCGCAAAAGACCGCATTTTTGATGGTGATAAATCTATAAGTCAAGTCGCTTATGAACTGGGGTTTAAATATCCACAGCATTTTAATAGGTTATTTAAGAAAAATACCGGATATACACCTAGCGCTTATAGGAATTTAAATTAA